A stretch of Agelaius phoeniceus isolate bAgePho1 chromosome 37, bAgePho1.hap1, whole genome shotgun sequence DNA encodes these proteins:
- the METTL3 gene encoding LOW QUALITY PROTEIN: N(6)-adenosine-methyltransferase catalytic subunit METTL3 (The sequence of the model RefSeq protein was modified relative to this genomic sequence to represent the inferred CDS: inserted 1 base in 1 codon) — protein sequence MSDTWSSIQAHKKQLDSLRERLQRRRKQDPLGAADPRHDLSLATPPRTSSPAPSGPDGGVSSLSSAPGSAPSPPVGGAEGVPGEPPEPDPALERRLLLHLSDLATPLPTDASAIRSAIAGGDAQVTLRAVESLLHKFAAQELIEVRRGLLHDGPALVTSADHSKLAAMAAAAASLAGRRRGAEPAGGAGGGAGEGKEAKRCRRAAAASDVDLEIESLLSQQSTKEQQSKKVSQEILELLNTTTAKEQSIVEKFRSRGRAQVQEFCDHGTKEECVKASGGERPCRRLHFRRIINKHTDESLGDCSFLNTCFHMDTCKYVHYEIDTCAATPPRSPAHPRPRPRSPPPAPPTRGPPPDAGADRLFPPQWICCDIRYLDVSILGKFAVVMADPPWDIHMELPYGXLTDDEMRRLNIPVLQDEGFLFLWVTGRAMELGRECLNLWGYERVDEIIWVKTNQLQRIIRTGRTGHWLNHGKEHCLVGVKGNPQGFNRGLDCDVIVAEVRSTSHKPDEIYGMRNPPKNPQKIHFKFP from the exons ATGTCGGACACGTGGAGCTCGATCCAGGCGCACAAGAAGCAGCTGGACTCGCTCCGGGAGCGGCTGCAGCGGCGGAGGAAGCAGGACCCGCTCGGGGCCGCCG acccccgCCATGACCTCTCTCTAGCCACGCCTCCCCGCACCTCCAGCCCCGCCCCCTCCGGCCCAGACGGGGGCGTGTCCTCTCTCAGCTCCGCCCCTGGCTCCGCCCCCTCCCCTCCGGTGGGCGGGGCCGAGGGGGTCCCGGGGGAACCCCCGGAGCCGGACCCGGCCCTGGAGCGgcgcctcctcctccacctGTCGGACCTGGCCACGCCCCTGCCCACGGACGCCAGCGCCATCCGCAGCGCCATCGCCGGG GGCGACGCCCAGGTGACGCTGCGCGCCGTCGAGAGCCTCCTGCACAAGTTCGCGGCGCAGGAGCTGATCGAGGTGCGCCGGGGGCTGCTCCACGACGGCCCCGCCCTCGTCACCTCCGCCGACCACTCCAAGCTGGCCGCCatggccgccgccgccgcctcatTGGCCGGCCGGCGCCGGGGGGCGGAGCCCGCGGGTGGggcagggggcggggccggggaagggaaggaggccAAGAGGTGCcggagggcggcggcggcgtcgGACGTGGATCTGGAGATCGAGAGTTTGCTGAGTCAGCAGTCGaccaaggagcagcagagtaAGAAG GTGAGCCAGGagatcctggagctgctgaacaCCACCACGGCCAAGGAGCAGTCGATCGTGGAGAAGTTCCGCTCGCGGGGCCGCGCCCAGGTGCAGGAGTTCTGCGACCACGGCACCAAGGAGGAGTGCGTCAAGGCCTCGGGCGGCGAGCGGCCCTGCCGCAGGCTGCACTTCCG ccgcATCATCAACAAGCACACGGACGAGTCCCTGGGCGACTGCTCCTTCCTCAACACCTGCTTCCACATGGACACCTGCAAGTACGTGCACTACGAGATCGACACCTGCGCGGCCACGCCCCCGCGCAGCCCCGCCCACCCGCGGCCAcgcccccgctccccgcccccggccccgcccacCCGCGGGCCCCCGCCCGACGCCGGGGCCGATCGGCTCTTCCCGCCTCAG TGGATCTGCTGCGACATCCGCTACCTGGACGTGTCCATCCTGGGCAAGTTCGCCGTGGTGATGGCCGACCCTCCCTGGGACATCCACATGGAGCTGCCCTACG CCCTGACGGACGACGAGATGCGGCGCCTCAACATCCCCGTGCTGCAGGACGAGGGCTTCCTCTTCCTCTGGGTCACCGGCAG GGCCATGGAGCTGGGCCGTGAATGCCTCAACCTTTGGGG GTACGAGCGGGTGGACGAAATCATTTGGGTGAAGACGAATCAACTGCAGCGAATCATCCGCACGGGGCGCACGGGGCACTGGCTGAACCACGGCAAGGAGCACTGCCTG GTGGGGGTGAAGGGGAACCCCCAAGGCTTCAACCGGGGCCTGGACTGTGACGTCATCGTGGCCGAG